The genomic interval TGCGCCCGACGTGCGGCTGGAGCTGTCGGGCGCCTTCGTGCGCGCCCGGCTGGGTGCGGAGGTCACCGACGACACGCTGGAGCGCGGCCTGCGCAGCCTGGGCTTCGGCGTCGAGGGGCTCGGCCCGGGTCGCTGGACGGTGGCGGTGCCCTCCTGGCGCGCCACCCGCGATGTCGCGCGGGTCGAGGACCTGGTCGAGGAGCTCGGGCGCATCGCCGGATACGAGCGCGTGCCCGCGGCCGTTCCGCGCGGACCCCTGCGCTGCGGCCGGCGCGACCCGGTGCTGGTCGTCGAGGACCGCCTGCGCGACGCGCTGGCCCTGCGCCTGGCCTTCACCGAGAGCATCGGCTACTCGGTGGTCGCCGACGCCGACCTCCTGGCGGCCGGCTGGGACGCTGACCGGGCGGGCGCGCTGCCACGCCTGCGCAACCCGCTCCAGCAGGACGCGGCGCGGCTGCGGCCGTCGCCCGTGCCCGGCCTGCTGGGACGCCTCGAGGCCTGGTTGCGCCACGAGGAGCAGCCGCGGGTGTTCGAGGTCGGGCGCGGCTACGCCACCGGGACGGACGGCCTCGTCGCCGAGCGTCGGGAGGTCGTGGCGCTGCTGGCCTGGTCGAAGCCACGCGACGGGCGCGATGTCGTGCGCGAACTGTCCGGGACCGGCGACGAGGCGCTCGGCGCCCTCGGGCACCCCCGGGTCGGTCGCCGGGTCGCCGCCCCGGACCTTGCCGGGCCGTGGTTCCATCCGAGGCGTTGCGCCGACCTGTTGCTGCCCGACGGTACGCCGGCCGGGCGCCTCGGCGCCGTCGCGCCAGCCGTGCTGGCGGCGTTGCAGGTGAAGGGCTCGGCCGGACTCGTCGTGTTCGACGTGGACGCCCTGGCCGCGCGGCCGGGGATGGGCGTGCGCTACGACCTCGTGTCCCGCTTTCCCCCGGCACGCATCGACCTGGCCTTCGTGGTGCCGTATGCCATCGGCGTCGACTCGCTGCGCGAGGCGCTGCGTGCGGCCGCTCCCCGCACCTTGCAGGGGGTCGAGGCCTTCGACGTCTACCGTGGCGCGCCGCTGGCCGATGCCGAGCGCTCGGTGGCGTTCCACCTCGTGTTCCAGGCTGCGGACCGCACGCTCACCGACGAGGAGGTCGAGAAGGCGCGCGGGAAGATGGTCGCGGCGGCCGCCGCGCTCGGCTGCCGGCTGCGCTGAGCGCGCGGGCACGGGATTCGCGGGGGCGCCCGGACACGTTGATCCGGGCAGGGCCGGTGGTAGATTCGGCCCTGCCGCGCCGGTCCCCGGGTCGATGTGCGTCTTCGTACCCTTTTCCCTTCAAGAGGGAGCAGGCGTCTGATCGCTGACGGACAAGCCCGCCCCGAGCGGGATCTCCCGAACGATCGCCGAGCTCCCACCTGGCGATGCCAGGGTATCGAGGAGGTCGAAACCCGGGGACCGGCCGGCACTGCGCCGCAAGGTGCGCCCTGCGCCCGGCGGACGGAACTGGAACGAGGCGCTGCAGTTCCTACCATCGCCGCATCGTTCCTCTCCTCCCGGCGGTGGGATTCGCATGCTGCACAAGCTTTGGGGTGTCGGTCTGGTCGTGGTGCTCGGCCTGGTCTGGTTTGCGCTCGGCGAGGCGGCGGGCACCGGGACCGGAGGCGCAGCACAGGTGCCGCTGAAGGCCGACGGAATGCAGCCGGATGAGGCGCAGGCACCGTTGACAGGCGCGGCTCCTCCGCCCGCCGCGCCCGCGGCGCGTGTCGACGGGGACGCGCCGCAGCCGGCCGCCTCGAACGCCGCGGAGCCTGCCCTCGTGCGCCAGGCGCTGAAGGCGCGGGCGGGGGGCGACGAGGCCGGGGCCCAGGCCTTGCTGCGGCGGGCGATCCAGGAGGCCACGACCGTCGAGCAGGCGGCGCGCGCCAGCCTGCACCTCGCCTCCGGCGTGACGGACGCGGCCGAACGGCGCGTGTTCCTCTCGGCCGCCCTCGAGGCCGGCGTGGTGCACGGGGAGGAGTACGAAGGAGTCGGTGCGCAGCTGCGCGAACTCAACGGCCGGCCCGCGGAATCGCTGCACGCGCTGCTCGAGCTCGAGACCTACGCGGTCGCTTCAGGCGACAGCCTGTGGAAGCTGTGCAACCGGACCTTCCCGGACCGTTTCGGCGTGCAGCCCGAGGTCGGTCTCGTGCGACTCCTCAACGGCCTCAAGCGCGACACCCTGAGCGTCGGCCAGAAGCTCCGGATTCCCCGGCAGCCGCTGGTGCTGCAGGTCGATGCCGATGACCACGGCCTCGTGGCCTGGATCGGCGACGTCGCCATCGCCGCGTACCGCGTGGGGCTCGGCAAGGACGGCAGCACGCCGCGGCGCAGCTTCACCGTGCAGGTCAAGCAGGAGAATCCCGCCTGGTTCTACGCTGGCCGCACGATCCCGTTCGGCGACCCCGAGAACATCCTCGGGACGCGCTGGATGGGCTTCGACAACCAGCCCGAAGCCTCCGGCTTCGGGATCCACGGGACCACCTTGCCGGACAGCATCGGCAAGGACGAGTCCATGGGCTGCGTGCGCATGCGCAACGGGGAGGTCGAGGAGCTCTTCGAGATCGTCTCGCGCGGTACCAAGGTGACGGTGCAGTAGCGCGACCCGCCGGCGCAGCGGCCCGTCGCGCGCCGGCAGGCCCATGGCCGGAGGACAGGAGGCCCGCGAGGGGCCGGGCGCGGCGTCGTGTCTCCGGGCCGACCAAGGGCCTTGGCCGGAGCAGGATCCTGCCGGGTTCGGCTGGGGGCCCGAGGCACGCTGTGCGGGCTAGGACCAAGGCGCGCTTGACAGGAGCAACCACGGTTGTTCCATGGCCTCCTGCGCCGAAATTCCGGCCCTTTCGCAGGGATGGGGCGGCCCCGCGCGGTCGCCCCGCGGAAGCCGGGCCCGCTGGACGCCCGCCCACCCGGCGGACCGGGCAGGCCGGGCCCGGACAGGGGGCTTGCATCGCGTTTCGGGATGGGTACCATGCGCGGCTCACCTGCGGGTGAAAAAAGCCACTTCGGCGGTGGGTGGGCGGCCCGGATGGGTCGCTTCCTGCCGGCGGAAAATGGGGCCCGGCGCCTTGCGGCGACGCGTCCCGCGCGGCCTGGCTGGCCGAACGATCCTTGAAAAATGGGTAGCAAGCTTGCTTGAGCGTGTGTGAGCGGCTCGGCTTCGGCCGAGCCGGTCATTTCCAAACAGCCCCGGGGGCCTTAGCCGCTCCCGGGCGCCAGATCAAGACTTCATCATCATGAAGGGTTTGATCCTGGCTCAGAATGAACGCTGGCGGCGTGGATTAGGCATGCAAGTCGAACGCCAAAGCGGGGGCAACTCCGCGAGTAGCGTGGCGAAAGGGTGAGTAATGCTTGGATGACCTACCGTCGAGACGGGGATAACGGTCCGAAAGGATCGCTAATACCCGATGGCCCGTGCCGGATGCGTCCGGTACGGTAAACGGTTGATTCCGCTCGATGAGGGTTCCAAGTCCTATCAGCTAGTTGGTGAGGTAACGGCTCACCAAGGCTATGACGGGTAGGCGGACTGAGAGGTCGACCGCCCACATCGGGACTGAGACACTGCCCGGACTCCTACGGGAGGCTGCAGTCGAGAATCTTCTGCAATGGGCGCAAGCCTGACAGAGCGACGCCGCGTGGAGGATGAAGGCCTTCGGGTTGTAAACTCCTGTCACACGTTATGAAACGTACGGGTCCACCCGTGCGCTGACAAAGGCGTGGGAGGAAGTCACGGCTAACTTCGTGCCAGCAGCCGCGGTAAGACGAAGGTGGCTAGCGTTATTCGGATTCACTGGGCATAAAGCGCGCGTAGGCGGCTCTTCAAGTCGGGGGTGAAAGCCTGCAGCTCAACTGCGGAACTGCCTTCGATACTGTCGAGCTTGAGTGCAGGAGGGGTGATCGGAACTCCAGGTGTAGCGGTGAAATGCGTAGATATCTGGAGGAACACCGGAGGCGAAGGCGGATCACTGGACTGCCACTGACGCTGAGGCGCGAAAGCTAGGGGAGCAAACAGGATTAGATACCCTGGTAGTCCTAGCTGTAAACGATGGGTACTGGGCAGCGGAGGTCCGATGCCTTCGCTGTCGAAGCTAATGTGCTAAGTACCCCGCCTGGGGAGTACGGCCGCAAGGCTGAAACTCAAAGGAATTGACGGGGGCTCACACAAGCGGTGGAGCATGTGGTTCAATTCGAAGCAACGCGCAGAACCTTACCAGGGTTTGAAATGCACGGATTAGTCTCCTGAAAGGGAGATGACACCTTTTGGTGGAACGTGCACAGGTGTTGCATGGCTGTCGTCAGCTCGTGTCGTGAGATGTCGGGTTAAGTCCCTGAACGAGCGAAACCCTTGTCGCTAGTTGCCAGCGGGTCATGCCGGGGACTCTAGCGAGACTGCCGTTGTCAAAACGGAGGAAGGTGGGGATGACGTCAAGTCATCATGGCCTCTATGTCCTGGGCTACACACGTGCCACAATGGCCGGTACAGAACGACGCGAACCCGCGAGGGAAAGCAAATCGTGCAAAGCCGGTCCCAGTTCGGATTGGAGGCTGCAATTCGCCTCCATGAAGTTGGAATCGCTAGTAATCGCGGATCAGCTACGCCGCGGTGAATATGTTCCTGAGCCTTGTACACACCGCCCGTCAAGCCACGAAAGCCGGAAGTACCCAAAGTCGCATACCTAACCGCAAGGAAGGAAGCGCCTACGGTAAGTTCGGTGATTGGGACTAAGTCGTAACAAGGTAGCCGTAGGGGAACCTGCGGCTGGATCACCTCCTTTCTAGGGATAACTAGACCTGGTGGCGCCAGCGATGGCGACTCCTTGTAGGTCATCGGCACACGTCTCAAGCAAGCTTGCACCCACCTTCATCCGTCTTCGAGCCCTGGTCAGGGACTGGGGACAGCCCCATGGGCCGTGGGAGACTCGAGGCCACGGGCCTATAGCTCAGGTGGTTAGAGCGTACGCCTGATAAGCGTAAGGTCTGTGGTTCGAGTCCACATAGGCCCACCATGCGACCGCCGATGCCCATGCCGGAAGGCGGGGGCGTAGCTCAGTTGGTAGAGCTCCTGCTTTGCAAGCAGGGGGTCGCAGGTTCGAATCCTGTCGCCTCCACCATGACCTTGCGGTTGACCGAACCGGATGAGGGAGACAAGCCAGGCGGGCTCAGCACCGCACCAACGGGCCGTCCGTGGGTGTGGTGCCGGACCCTCCGGCAGCGCACGGGACTTGGCTGGCCCTACGGCCACCTCTCATCCCGTGCGATGAAGGCGATCTTTGACAACTTCAGGAATGTGGTCACCACGAATGACCGAGACTTGAAGAGTTCTCGAGCAAGCGTTCTCGTAAGAAATGTAGTCAAGTTACTAAGGGTGCCTGGAGGATGTCTTGGCGTTGAGAGGCGATGAAGGACGTGGGACGGCTGCGATAAGCTGCGGTGAGCCGCCAACCAGGCATTGACCCGCAGATGTCCGAATCCGGAAACGGGCCGGGGTTCATCCCCCGGCATTGCCGACTGAATCCATAGGTCGGCAAGGCGAACGAGGTGAACTGAAACATCTCAGTAACCTCAGGAAGAGAAAGAAAACTCGATTTCCTAAGTAGCGGCGAGCGAACGGGAAAGATTGCCCAAACCAGCTGCCTGCAAGCCTGCAAGCGTTTTGCAGCTGGTGTTGCGGGATGCGTGTCTTCGGATTGCAGTCCGGAGCGGAAGTCAGAAATCTGTTGCCTAGCTGAAGGTCCTGGAAAGTTCCGCCATAGCGGGTGATAGCCCCGTAGGCGAAAGGCTGCAGACTTCCGATCGTTCTCCCGAGTAAGGCCAGACACGGGAAACCTGGCTTGAAGCTGGAGGGACCACCCTCCAAGGCTGAATACTCCTCAACGACCGATAGTGGATGAGTAGCGTGAGCGAAGAATGAAAAGAACCCCGGCAAGGGGAGTGAAAGAGCACCTGAAACCAGGCACTTACAAGCTGTCGGAGCTCGATGCCCGCAAGGGCCGAGTGACGGCGTACCTTTTGCATAATGGACCGGCGAGTTGATGTGCGCAGCAAGGTTAAGGGCCTCAGGCCCGAAGCCGAAGCGAAAGCGAGTGCGAAGTGTGCGACTCAAGTTGCGCGTATCAGACGCGAAGGCAGGTGATCTATCCATGACCAGGCTGAAGCGGGCTTAACAGCTCGTGAAGGGCCGAACTCGTGAACGTTGAAAAGTTCTGGGATGAGTTGTGGATCGGAGCAAAAAACTAATCGAACCTGCAGATAGCTCGTTCTCCTCGAAATATCTTTCGGGATAGCGTCGCGCAGTAGTTGGTGGGGGTAGAGCACTGATCTGGAGCGAGGGGCTTTCCGCCGACTCGCCCTAATCAAACTCCGAATACCGCCAGCGTAACCGCGGCAGTCAGTCCATGAGGGATAAGCTTCATGGACGAGAGGGAAACAACCCAGACCGTCGGCTAAGGTCCCTAAGCGCAGCTCAGTGGTCAAAGGAAGTTGACTTGCTAAGACAGCCAGGATGTTGGCTTAGAAGCAGCCATCATTTAAAAAGTGCGTAACAGCTTACTGGTCGAGCAGGTCGGCGCCGAAAATTAACGGGACTAAGCTGTGCACCGAAGCCACGGACTGCATGCTGGCGTAGCCAGCTTGCATTGGTAGAGGAGCGTT from Candidatus Tanganyikabacteria bacterium carries:
- a CDS encoding L,D-transpeptidase family protein — protein: MLHKLWGVGLVVVLGLVWFALGEAAGTGTGGAAQVPLKADGMQPDEAQAPLTGAAPPPAAPAARVDGDAPQPAASNAAEPALVRQALKARAGGDEAGAQALLRRAIQEATTVEQAARASLHLASGVTDAAERRVFLSAALEAGVVHGEEYEGVGAQLRELNGRPAESLHALLELETYAVASGDSLWKLCNRTFPDRFGVQPEVGLVRLLNGLKRDTLSVGQKLRIPRQPLVLQVDADDHGLVAWIGDVAIAAYRVGLGKDGSTPRRSFTVQVKQENPAWFYAGRTIPFGDPENILGTRWMGFDNQPEASGFGIHGTTLPDSIGKDESMGCVRMRNGEVEELFEIVSRGTKVTVQ